The following coding sequences lie in one Nitrospira sp. genomic window:
- a CDS encoding methyltransferase domain-containing protein translates to MVVIDLGCGKNKQPSAFGFDCRMESGVNAICDIEQQLPLRSNCVDVVHLSHVMEHVRNLLPFMEEVYRVCKPGAEVQVAVPYYTSRGAFRDPTHVRYITEDTFQYFEQPTDYGVRTDFRIEAIRYETRKPFRYLPEYLRKRCRRYLWNVVDNMHVTLRVVKA, encoded by the coding sequence GTGGTAGTCATTGACCTCGGTTGTGGAAAAAATAAGCAACCATCGGCATTCGGCTTTGATTGTCGAATGGAATCCGGAGTGAATGCCATCTGCGATATTGAACAACAGTTGCCGCTCAGGAGCAATTGCGTCGATGTCGTCCACCTCAGCCATGTGATGGAACATGTGCGGAATCTTCTTCCGTTCATGGAGGAAGTGTATCGCGTGTGTAAGCCGGGAGCGGAAGTGCAGGTGGCGGTTCCCTACTACACATCGAGGGGAGCCTTCCGTGATCCCACACATGTGCGATACATCACCGAGGACACGTTCCAGTACTTCGAACAACCGACTGACTACGGGGTGCGGACCGATTTTCGTATCGAAGCCATTCGCTATGAGACACGCAAACCGTTCCGCTATTTGCCGGAATATCTTCGCAAGCGTTGCCGTCGTTATCTCTGGAATGTGGTGGACAACATGCACGTGACGCTTCGCGTCGTGAAGGCTTAA
- a CDS encoding glycosyltransferase family 2 protein has protein sequence MKSISLVIALYNQLDYTRRCIASIMECTPRPFELILIDNGCVDGTAEYVRTVDATVISNATNLGCAKAWNQGIRASHGQVVGILNNDIVVTPGWIERLCAFMERGQYGIVCPSAREGLLDYDLATYAGEFTSDCAEAVREDLYAPCMLIDRRVFDRIGLFDDAFSYGGCEDTDFRWRTEQAGFGVAMTGSVLIHHFSMVTQNSIKRTETNQYWNHNMAHFTRKWGRTIRGNWFQRRWTDVQTKWIRRSELRRFGHTLVEKPFQ, from the coding sequence ATGAAGTCCATCAGTCTGGTCATCGCGCTGTACAATCAGCTTGACTATACTCGCCGCTGTATCGCGTCGATCATGGAGTGCACGCCGCGTCCGTTCGAATTGATCCTCATCGACAACGGCTGTGTAGACGGGACGGCGGAGTATGTGCGCACGGTGGATGCCACCGTCATCAGCAACGCAACCAACCTGGGCTGTGCCAAGGCGTGGAACCAAGGCATTCGTGCCAGTCACGGCCAGGTGGTCGGTATTCTGAACAATGACATCGTGGTGACGCCCGGCTGGATCGAGCGCCTGTGCGCATTCATGGAACGCGGACAGTATGGCATTGTCTGTCCCTCCGCGCGCGAAGGTCTGCTGGATTATGATTTGGCTACCTATGCCGGAGAGTTCACGAGCGATTGCGCCGAGGCGGTGCGCGAGGATCTCTACGCCCCCTGTATGCTGATTGATCGGCGAGTCTTTGATCGGATCGGACTCTTCGACGATGCGTTTTCCTACGGAGGTTGTGAAGATACGGATTTTCGCTGGCGGACGGAGCAGGCGGGTTTCGGCGTCGCGATGACAGGATCCGTGTTAATTCACCATTTTTCCATGGTGACGCAGAATTCGATTAAGCGAACGGAGACGAATCAATACTGGAATCACAACATGGCGCACTTCACGCGCAAGTGGGGACGCACCATTCGCGGGAACTGGTTCCAGCGTCGCTGGACCGACGTGCAGACCAAGTGGATTCGGCGATCCGAATTGCGGCGCTTCGGTCACACGTTGGTTGAAAAACCCTTTCAGTGA
- a CDS encoding glycosyltransferase family 4 protein, giving the protein MKIVIAAWHIKNIHVGIGRYARELIEALGRVDRAHQYEILLPQADHPFTARPNMRFRVMRVPFFRRRVWEQAAPLLIGPYDVLHFPYDSCVAWKRARFITTIHDVKPLLFPELRARPNLHSRIEQWVVGDRWNTIDHVITVSEHSRRDLLAHSPLRPDQVSVTPLGLDAERFRPPLSRVEARPYVLCVAGSDPTKNVGSLVEAFAKLPTELRRQYDVVLAGDVCKRADIREAIERWDIAAHTKLVGQVSDDELAQYYQQATVFVFPSLYEGFGLPLLEAMGCGCPVICSNASSLPEVAGDAAVLVDPHRPDQLAEALAQVLTSPDLQASLRARGLARAKEFHWDRTAQQTVAIYEGTIGR; this is encoded by the coding sequence GTGAAAATCGTCATTGCCGCTTGGCACATCAAGAACATTCATGTGGGGATCGGGCGTTACGCCAGGGAGTTGATCGAGGCCCTAGGCCGCGTCGATCGGGCCCATCAGTACGAGATCTTGCTGCCTCAGGCCGACCATCCGTTTACGGCCCGTCCCAACATGCGCTTTCGGGTCATGCGCGTTCCCTTCTTCCGCCGCCGTGTCTGGGAACAGGCCGCGCCGCTGCTGATCGGCCCTTACGATGTACTCCATTTCCCCTATGACTCCTGCGTCGCCTGGAAGCGCGCACGGTTCATCACGACCATCCATGATGTCAAGCCGCTGCTGTTTCCGGAGTTGCGAGCCCGTCCCAATCTGCATAGCCGCATCGAACAGTGGGTTGTGGGCGATCGCTGGAACACGATCGATCATGTCATCACCGTCTCTGAGCATTCGCGTCGTGATCTGCTCGCTCATTCGCCGCTTCGTCCTGATCAAGTGAGTGTGACGCCATTGGGGCTGGACGCAGAGCGGTTTCGCCCTCCTCTGTCGCGGGTAGAGGCCAGGCCGTATGTGTTGTGCGTGGCCGGGTCCGATCCGACGAAGAACGTCGGCAGCCTGGTCGAGGCCTTTGCGAAGCTCCCTACCGAACTGCGCCGGCAGTATGATGTGGTTCTGGCAGGAGATGTCTGCAAACGTGCGGATATTCGTGAGGCCATCGAGCGATGGGACATTGCAGCCCACACCAAGTTGGTCGGACAGGTCTCCGATGACGAACTTGCGCAGTACTATCAGCAGGCGACGGTCTTTGTGTTCCCATCCCTGTATGAGGGATTCGGCCTGCCCCTGTTGGAGGCGATGGGGTGCGGATGCCCGGTGATCTGTTCGAACGCCTCGTCCCTGCCTGAGGTGGCCGGTGATGCAGCGGTCCTAGTTGATCCGCATCGGCCGGATCAGTTGGCGGAAGCCTTGGCCCAGGTATTGACCTCCCCGGACCTGCAGGCGTCCCTACGGGCTCGGGGCCTGGCCAGGGCGAAGGAGTTTCACTGGGATCGTACGGCGCAGCAGACAGTCGCAATCTATGAAGGGACGATCGGGCGCTAA
- a CDS encoding NTP transferase domain-containing protein produces MKGVVLAGGLGSRLLPLTKVTNKHLLPVYNKPMIYYPIQTLVNAGVTEIMLVTGGNSAGDFLKLLGNGREFGLKHLSYTYQQGEGGIADALRLAEHFADDGPICVVLGDNLIQGNIAKAAESFRAQKTGAKILLKEVKDPQRFGVPHLDGARVLSIEEKPAQPKSSYAVTGIYFYDARVFEVTRTLKPSGRGELEITDVNNAYIASGTLTWDVLDGWWTDAGTIESLLAANQLVAQTGANRMEF; encoded by the coding sequence ATGAAAGGTGTCGTGCTCGCCGGAGGGCTCGGGTCGCGCTTGTTGCCGCTCACCAAAGTGACCAACAAACATCTCTTGCCTGTCTACAACAAGCCGATGATCTACTATCCGATCCAGACGCTCGTCAATGCGGGCGTGACGGAGATCATGCTGGTCACCGGCGGAAACAGCGCCGGCGATTTCCTCAAGCTCTTGGGAAACGGGCGGGAATTCGGGCTCAAGCATCTGAGTTATACCTACCAGCAAGGTGAAGGGGGAATTGCCGACGCCTTGCGGCTGGCGGAGCATTTTGCCGACGATGGCCCTATTTGCGTGGTGCTGGGCGACAATCTGATCCAGGGGAATATCGCCAAGGCGGCCGAGTCGTTTCGCGCGCAGAAGACTGGTGCGAAAATTTTACTGAAAGAAGTGAAGGATCCGCAGCGGTTCGGCGTGCCGCATCTGGATGGGGCTCGCGTGCTGAGCATTGAAGAAAAACCCGCGCAGCCCAAATCGTCGTACGCGGTGACCGGCATCTATTTTTACGATGCCCGAGTGTTCGAGGTCACGCGGACGTTGAAACCGTCGGGGCGCGGCGAACTGGAAATCACCGATGTCAATAACGCCTACATTGCCTCCGGAACGTTGACGTGGGATGTGCTGGATGGCTGGTGGACCGATGCCGGGACCATTGAGTCGCTGCTCGCCGCCAATCAGCTTGTGGCGCAAACCGGGGCGAACAGGATGGAGTTCTAA
- the rfbB gene encoding dTDP-glucose 4,6-dehydratase — MRILVTGGAGFIGSHLVRRLIQSGRHSVVNLDALKYSGNLENLSDLDGHPDYRFVHADIGDQKAVHAALREHRIEGIINCAAETHVDRSILDPGAFARTDVVGTGILLEEARQAGVQRFLQVSTDEVYGSVEQGSSKEDDQLEPRSPYSASKAGGDLLVLSYWTTYQFPVVVTRGSNTYGPNQYPEKFIPLFSTNAIDGEPLPLYGDGKQCRDWLSVYDHAAGIQHAFEQGRPGTVYNVGGGNERENIVVAEQIVAALGKSRSLIRFVQDRPGHDRRYSIDCSRLRALGWVPQVPFEEGLKQTVEWYRTHEGWWRKIKSGEFKEYYRQQYGTRLEKGTSCASS; from the coding sequence ATGCGTATTCTCGTCACGGGCGGCGCGGGGTTTATCGGGTCTCATCTGGTGCGACGGTTGATCCAAAGCGGCCGCCATTCTGTCGTCAACCTCGATGCGCTGAAATATTCCGGGAATCTGGAGAATCTTTCAGATCTTGACGGGCATCCCGATTATCGTTTTGTGCATGCTGATATTGGCGATCAGAAGGCCGTGCACGCGGCGTTGCGGGAGCACCGCATCGAGGGCATCATCAATTGTGCGGCGGAAACACATGTGGATCGATCGATTCTGGATCCTGGCGCCTTCGCCCGCACCGACGTGGTCGGCACAGGAATTTTGTTGGAGGAGGCACGACAAGCCGGTGTGCAGCGATTTCTGCAGGTCAGTACCGATGAAGTGTACGGTAGCGTCGAGCAAGGAAGTTCGAAGGAAGATGATCAGTTGGAGCCTCGCAGCCCCTATTCGGCCAGCAAGGCCGGGGGGGATTTGCTGGTCCTCAGCTACTGGACAACCTATCAATTTCCGGTGGTGGTGACCCGCGGTAGCAATACGTATGGACCGAACCAGTATCCGGAAAAATTCATTCCGCTGTTTTCCACCAATGCCATCGATGGCGAGCCCCTTCCGTTGTACGGTGATGGCAAACAGTGCCGTGATTGGTTATCGGTCTATGACCATGCCGCGGGAATTCAGCACGCCTTTGAGCAGGGGCGGCCGGGCACTGTGTATAACGTCGGCGGAGGCAATGAGCGGGAGAATATCGTGGTGGCGGAGCAGATCGTCGCAGCGCTGGGCAAGTCTCGTTCGCTCATTCGATTTGTGCAGGATCGACCGGGGCATGATCGCCGCTATTCCATTGATTGCAGCCGCCTGCGCGCCTTGGGATGGGTCCCGCAGGTGCCGTTTGAAGAAGGATTGAAGCAGACGGTCGAGTGGTATCGCACGCACGAGGGTTGGTGGCGAAAGATCAAGTCCGGCGAGTTCAAGGAGTACTATCGCCAGCAGTATGGGACACGTTTGGAGAAAGGGACATCGTGCGCATCGTCGTGA
- the rfbD gene encoding dTDP-4-dehydrorhamnose reductase: MRIVVTGAQGQLGTDLRQVLRQHQVTGLDLPEFDLIDADCGKAIVAAAPEVVIHAGAHTDVDGAERNPGLAMAINADGTERVARAAAQVGARLIYISTDYVFDGTGTRPYLETDQTNPASAYGASKCAGEQRALACCENTLVVRTAWLYGLHGKNFVKTILQLAAERPSLRVVADQRGCPTFAEDLAGVIGKLVAHPANGILHVTNAGHCTWHEFATEIVTLAGCRVPVEPITTADMPRPAKRPAYSVLSAGRLHDLGFSMPTWQDALERFLKTHANS, encoded by the coding sequence GTGCGCATCGTCGTGACGGGCGCTCAAGGGCAACTGGGGACGGATCTCCGACAGGTGTTGCGACAGCATCAGGTGACCGGGCTCGATCTGCCGGAATTCGATCTCATTGACGCTGACTGCGGTAAGGCCATTGTGGCCGCGGCGCCGGAAGTGGTGATTCACGCCGGCGCGCATACGGATGTGGATGGGGCGGAGCGCAATCCGGGACTGGCCATGGCGATCAATGCCGATGGGACCGAGCGTGTCGCGCGCGCCGCGGCACAGGTCGGCGCCAGGCTGATCTATATCTCCACCGACTATGTATTTGACGGTACGGGCACGCGTCCCTATCTCGAAACCGATCAGACGAATCCTGCCAGTGCCTACGGCGCCTCCAAGTGTGCCGGTGAGCAACGGGCTCTGGCCTGTTGTGAGAATACGCTCGTGGTTCGGACGGCCTGGCTCTACGGATTGCACGGAAAGAACTTTGTGAAGACCATTCTGCAACTCGCGGCCGAACGTCCATCATTGCGGGTCGTGGCGGATCAGCGAGGGTGCCCGACCTTTGCGGAAGACCTGGCCGGCGTGATTGGCAAGTTGGTGGCGCATCCTGCGAACGGCATTCTGCATGTGACCAATGCAGGCCACTGCACATGGCATGAATTCGCCACGGAGATCGTCACGTTGGCGGGCTGCCGGGTGCCGGTCGAACCGATCACGACAGCGGACATGCCGAGACCGGCTAAACGCCCGGCCTATTCGGTGCTATCGGCAGGGCGTCTCCACGATCTTGGCTTCAGCATGCCGACGTGGCAAGATGCGCTGGAACGTTTTCTGAAAACCCACGCCAATTCCTGA
- a CDS encoding CatB-related O-acetyltransferase, whose protein sequence is MSLWATCLAALGLRRRPSTLFMQHNPKYAAIVVGEGTYGRPNIPIPDDGSTVRIGRYCSIAGGVSILTSQEHHLTWVSTFPFQLIFGYDRGLPSPARSKGSVDIGHDVWIGTEALILSGVSVGHGAVIAARSVVTKNVPPYAIVAGVPARVIRYRFDDATIASLLRIAWWDWPREKIESALPLLMSDRLDAFITQHDVSPEEQSCP, encoded by the coding sequence ATGAGTTTATGGGCAACATGCCTGGCGGCGTTGGGGCTACGACGCCGTCCCTCGACGCTCTTCATGCAGCACAACCCGAAGTATGCGGCGATTGTTGTCGGCGAAGGGACCTATGGACGACCCAATATTCCTATTCCTGACGACGGCAGCACGGTTCGAATCGGACGGTATTGCTCGATTGCCGGGGGTGTGTCTATTCTCACCAGTCAAGAGCATCACCTGACCTGGGTGTCTACGTTTCCGTTTCAATTGATCTTTGGCTACGACCGAGGGTTGCCAAGTCCCGCTCGTTCGAAAGGCAGCGTGGACATCGGACACGATGTCTGGATTGGGACCGAGGCGTTGATTCTGTCCGGAGTGTCCGTGGGACATGGCGCGGTGATCGCGGCGCGTAGCGTGGTCACCAAGAATGTTCCCCCCTATGCGATTGTGGCAGGGGTGCCGGCACGGGTGATTCGGTATCGCTTCGATGACGCCACCATCGCCAGTTTGCTGCGCATCGCCTGGTGGGATTGGCCGAGGGAGAAGATCGAATCGGCGCTGCCACTGTTGATGTCGGATCGGTTGGATGCGTTTATCACACAGCACGATGTGTCGCCTGAGGAGCAATCGTGCCCCTGA
- a CDS encoding O-antigen ligase family protein, with the protein MNSTTSSSAHSVIRPVQAVDRFASARAWFWGMQGYVMMAVACASFFPLLFRYQEHTVIILIVLCLGMCAVERVNPWIKTPLDLPLWLFMGWVLCTVPFATDPGYSFAEWKKFVAQAGVFYWALLILDRCRNERLPRLVLQALVVGASLLACYALVEFVQRGGTWRDRYIRAHAFGSDYNWLSTYMVVAIPIAGSLLVMGRMVWSWAGQALALGLTGAAQLFSYTRGGWLGHAAQAVTLALMVGGRRMVFAVLGLFVMIGAGLMVASQSGFQTDTVNATTVDTRLVVWTIGLGEVATHPVTGIGFGNNSFVKKFPEYAVDKQDHLPERERIIPSMHNTFLMITLGSGIPALLSFTWMFVVLLRRLIPIPWTDGRDRMTRVIAAGIGLALIGFVVRNLFDYMFMGSLAHLFWLLAALGMTVTTSSPPDPARGDYGHV; encoded by the coding sequence ATGAACAGCACCACGTCATCATCTGCCCATTCCGTCATCCGTCCGGTTCAGGCGGTCGACCGGTTCGCGTCCGCGCGGGCTTGGTTCTGGGGCATGCAGGGCTATGTCATGATGGCGGTCGCCTGCGCCAGTTTTTTTCCGCTGCTGTTCCGCTATCAGGAGCATACCGTCATCATCCTCATCGTGCTCTGCCTCGGGATGTGCGCCGTCGAGAGGGTGAATCCCTGGATCAAAACCCCGCTCGATCTTCCCCTCTGGCTGTTTATGGGGTGGGTCCTGTGCACGGTTCCGTTCGCCACCGATCCGGGCTATAGTTTTGCCGAATGGAAAAAGTTTGTCGCGCAGGCCGGTGTGTTCTATTGGGCGTTGCTGATCCTCGATCGCTGCCGAAACGAGCGATTGCCGAGACTGGTGCTGCAGGCCCTGGTCGTGGGTGCGTCGCTGCTCGCCTGTTATGCCCTTGTCGAGTTTGTACAACGGGGCGGCACCTGGCGGGATCGCTATATCCGGGCCCATGCATTTGGGTCCGACTATAACTGGCTCAGCACGTATATGGTGGTGGCGATTCCCATAGCTGGAAGTCTTCTCGTCATGGGACGTATGGTGTGGAGTTGGGCGGGCCAGGCTCTGGCCCTGGGCTTGACGGGGGCCGCGCAACTGTTTTCGTACACTCGCGGCGGCTGGCTCGGGCATGCGGCACAGGCAGTGACGCTGGCGTTGATGGTCGGGGGCCGGCGCATGGTGTTCGCAGTCTTGGGGCTGTTTGTCATGATCGGCGCAGGATTGATGGTGGCGTCACAGTCGGGGTTTCAGACGGATACGGTGAATGCCACGACGGTGGATACCAGGTTGGTGGTGTGGACGATCGGATTAGGCGAGGTGGCGACCCATCCCGTCACCGGCATCGGCTTTGGGAACAATTCCTTTGTGAAAAAGTTTCCTGAGTATGCGGTGGACAAGCAGGATCACTTGCCGGAGCGGGAACGTATTATTCCGTCGATGCATAATACGTTTCTGATGATCACGCTGGGCAGCGGCATTCCCGCGTTGTTGAGTTTTACCTGGATGTTCGTCGTGCTGTTGCGCCGGCTCATTCCGATTCCCTGGACAGATGGTCGCGATCGGATGACCCGCGTGATTGCAGCGGGTATCGGATTGGCCCTGATCGGCTTTGTGGTCCGTAATCTCTTCGATTACATGTTCATGGGCAGCCTGGCGCACCTGTTCTGGCTGCTGGCGGCTCTCGGCATGACCGTCACCACTTCAAGTCCGCCGGATCCTGCTCGCGGGGATTACGGGCATGTCTAA
- the gmd gene encoding GDP-mannose 4,6-dehydratase, with the protein MVKALITGITGQDGSYLAEFLLAKGYDVYGIIRRSSSFNTARIDGIYQDPHTSGARLHLVYGDLNDASSLNKILRTVRPDEIYNLGAQSHVRVSFDIPEYTAEITGLGAVRLLEAIRESGLRPKFYQASSSEMFGKVQDVPQRETTPFYPRSPYGAAKVYAHWITVNYREAYDLFACSGILFNHESPRRGETFVTRKITKAAARIKLGLQRELFLGNLEAKRDWGYAGDYVEAMWLMLQQDQPDDYVVATGEAHTVREFLDVAFGHLDLDWQRYVRIDPRYYRPTEVDLLIGDASKARRQLGWKPTVTFHQLAVMMVEADLEAERLKWQGMASKGN; encoded by the coding sequence ATTGTGAAGGCATTGATCACGGGTATCACCGGGCAGGACGGATCGTATCTGGCCGAGTTCCTGCTGGCCAAGGGATATGACGTGTACGGCATCATCCGCCGTTCCAGCTCATTCAACACGGCAAGGATTGACGGTATTTATCAGGATCCTCACACCTCCGGAGCCAGACTGCATCTGGTCTATGGCGATCTCAATGACGCCAGTTCGTTGAACAAGATCCTCCGCACGGTGCGGCCGGACGAAATTTATAATCTTGGCGCACAAAGCCACGTGCGTGTCAGTTTCGATATTCCCGAATACACGGCCGAAATCACCGGGCTCGGCGCCGTCCGACTGTTGGAGGCTATTCGTGAGTCGGGGCTGCGTCCCAAGTTCTATCAGGCCTCCTCAAGTGAAATGTTCGGCAAGGTGCAGGATGTCCCGCAGCGGGAAACCACGCCCTTCTACCCGCGTAGTCCATATGGCGCAGCCAAGGTCTATGCCCATTGGATCACGGTCAATTATCGGGAGGCCTACGACTTGTTTGCCTGTAGCGGCATTCTCTTCAATCACGAATCTCCTCGGCGCGGCGAAACCTTCGTGACCCGGAAGATCACCAAAGCCGCGGCGCGAATCAAATTGGGCTTGCAGCGGGAGTTGTTTCTCGGCAACTTGGAGGCCAAGCGGGATTGGGGATATGCCGGTGACTACGTCGAAGCCATGTGGCTCATGTTGCAGCAGGATCAGCCTGATGACTATGTCGTCGCGACCGGAGAAGCCCATACGGTCCGCGAATTTCTCGATGTGGCCTTCGGCCATCTCGATCTCGACTGGCAGCGCTATGTGCGGATCGATCCTCGGTACTACCGTCCGACCGAGGTCGATCTGTTGATCGGCGATGCCTCGAAGGCTCGACGGCAATTGGGATGGAAACCCACTGTCACCTTCCATCAACTGGCCGTGATGATGGTGGAGGCGGATCTCGAAGCTGAGCGGCTGAAATGGCAAGGCATGGCATCAAAGGGGAACTAG
- a CDS encoding GDP-L-fucose synthase — MDKHARIYIAGHRGMVGSAILRALTTRGYNNVIVRTSKELDLRDNARVAAFFAEVKPEYVFLAAAKVGGILANSTLPAEFIHDNLAIQTNVVHQAYLHGVKKLLLLGSSCIYPRDSPQPMKEEYLLTGPLEPTNEWYAVAKIAGIKMCQAYRQQYGCDFVSAMPTNLYGQNDNFDLQHSHVLAALLRKFHEAKVSGAPPVLWGSGTPRREFLHADDCAEACLFLMERYSDPMIMNVGAGVEVTIGELAGMIAEVVGYQGDIHWDRSKPDGMPRKLMDCSRMTALGWTPRISLREGLKDAYAWYRQQVGQ; from the coding sequence ATGGATAAGCATGCGCGCATCTATATCGCCGGGCACCGGGGCATGGTCGGATCGGCCATCCTGCGGGCGCTGACCACCAGGGGATACAACAATGTCATTGTACGCACCAGTAAGGAGCTGGATCTGCGCGACAACGCGCGGGTGGCGGCGTTTTTTGCAGAGGTCAAACCGGAGTATGTGTTCCTCGCTGCGGCCAAAGTAGGCGGCATTCTGGCCAACAGCACCTTGCCTGCGGAGTTCATTCACGACAACCTCGCGATTCAAACCAACGTCGTCCATCAGGCCTATCTTCATGGCGTGAAGAAATTGCTGCTACTGGGGTCGTCCTGCATCTATCCTCGCGACTCGCCCCAGCCCATGAAGGAAGAGTATCTGTTGACCGGTCCCCTGGAACCGACCAATGAATGGTACGCCGTCGCAAAGATCGCGGGGATCAAGATGTGCCAGGCCTATCGGCAGCAATACGGATGTGATTTTGTCTCCGCCATGCCGACGAATCTCTACGGCCAGAACGATAACTTTGACCTGCAGCATTCTCATGTGCTCGCGGCGCTATTACGAAAATTTCACGAAGCCAAAGTATCCGGTGCTCCCCCTGTTCTCTGGGGCTCTGGCACGCCGCGCCGGGAATTTCTCCATGCGGATGATTGTGCCGAAGCCTGTCTGTTCCTGATGGAACGCTATTCCGATCCGATGATTATGAACGTTGGCGCGGGGGTGGAGGTGACGATCGGCGAATTGGCGGGCATGATTGCCGAAGTGGTCGGCTATCAGGGCGACATTCACTGGGATCGATCCAAGCCGGACGGCATGCCGCGGAAACTCATGGATTGCAGCCGCATGACGGCGTTGGGTTGGACGCCGAGGATCTCGCTACGCGAAGGCCTCAAGGATGCCTACGCCTGGTATCGGCAACAGGTGGGGCAATGA
- a CDS encoding SDR family oxidoreductase, with protein sequence MKSEKVLVTGADGFIGSHLVEALVWSGADVRAFVLYNSFNSWGWLDHLSADIRGALDVRAGDIRDPHGVKHAMRGCDAVAHLAALIAIPYSYHSPDTYIDTNIKGTLNVLQAARELEVRRVVHTSTSEVYGSARFVPITEDHPVLGQSPYSASKIGADQIAYSFYSSFQLPVVIARPFNTFGPRQSARAVIPTVIAQIASGVRSLQLGSIHPTRDFNYVNDTVAAFIAALESQAGVGEVFNFGSGFEISIGETAALIADVMGANITIELDAARARPEASEVQRLCADNSKARQILGWSPRYHGRDGLRRGLVETVQWFLEPANLAQYKPHLYNI encoded by the coding sequence ATGAAGAGTGAAAAAGTACTGGTGACCGGAGCCGATGGATTCATCGGCTCGCATTTGGTGGAAGCACTTGTTTGGTCAGGTGCTGACGTCCGGGCCTTTGTTCTCTATAACTCGTTCAACTCATGGGGATGGCTTGATCACCTTTCGGCGGACATACGCGGAGCGCTTGATGTCAGGGCCGGAGATATCCGTGATCCGCATGGTGTGAAACATGCCATGCGGGGTTGTGATGCTGTGGCACATCTGGCGGCGCTCATCGCAATTCCCTATTCCTATCACTCTCCGGACACGTACATCGATACCAACATCAAAGGAACCCTCAACGTCCTTCAAGCAGCCAGAGAATTAGAGGTACGGCGAGTCGTTCACACTTCGACCAGCGAAGTGTATGGGTCAGCTCGTTTTGTCCCGATCACCGAGGATCATCCCGTCCTTGGCCAGTCTCCATACTCGGCGTCCAAGATCGGCGCCGATCAGATCGCCTACTCATTTTATTCGTCGTTTCAGCTGCCCGTGGTGATCGCTCGTCCGTTCAATACGTTTGGCCCTCGTCAATCCGCACGGGCCGTGATTCCAACGGTGATCGCTCAGATTGCCTCGGGAGTCCGTAGCCTGCAGCTTGGCTCAATTCACCCCACTCGCGATTTTAACTACGTGAACGATACGGTTGCCGCGTTTATTGCGGCGCTTGAGAGCCAGGCAGGTGTCGGGGAGGTATTTAATTTTGGGTCAGGTTTTGAGATCTCCATTGGCGAGACGGCAGCCTTGATTGCAGACGTCATGGGCGCGAATATTACCATCGAGTTGGATGCTGCGAGGGCGAGGCCTGAGGCCAGTGAGGTGCAACGGTTGTGCGCCGACAATAGCAAGGCCCGTCAAATCCTTGGTTGGTCGCCTCGTTATCATGGAAGGGACGGTCTGCGCCGCGGTCTCGTGGAAACGGTGCAGTGGTTCCTTGAACCTGCGAATCTGGCTCAGTACAAGCCCCATCTCTATAATATCTAG